Proteins found in one Nostoc sp. NIES-3756 genomic segment:
- a CDS encoding bromodomain-containing protein yields MDFRYKWKNGTPPSRDAAAREKHLLDASQFNSEQDHKLAEEAARKHLGIPLITPDEETSTLPHAAPPEEKM; encoded by the coding sequence ATGGATTTTAGATATAAATGGAAGAATGGAACACCACCCAGCCGAGATGCGGCTGCAAGGGAAAAACATCTATTAGACGCAAGCCAGTTTAATAGTGAACAAGACCATAAGTTAGCAGAAGAAGCAGCAAGGAAACATTTAGGTATACCTCTGATTACCCCCGATGAAGAAACTTCCACACTACCCCATGCTGCTCCACCAGAGGAGAAAATGTAA